A genomic stretch from Falco cherrug isolate bFalChe1 chromosome 1, bFalChe1.pri, whole genome shotgun sequence includes:
- the TAOK1 gene encoding serine/threonine-protein kinase TAO1 isoform X1 encodes MPSTSRAGSLKDPEIAELFFKEDPEKLFTDLREIGHGSFGAVYFARDVRTNEVVAIKKMSYSGKQSNEKWQDIIKEVKFLQRIKHPNSIEYKGCYLREHTAWLVMEYCLGSASDLLEVHKKPLQEVEIAAITHGALQGLAYLHSHNMIHRDIKAGNILLTEPGQVKLADFGSASIASPANSFVGTPYWMAPEVILAMDEGQYDGKVDVWSLGITCIELAERKPPLFNMNAMSALYHIAQNESPTLQSNEWSDYFRNFVDSCLQKIPQDRPTSEELLKHMFVLRERPETVLIDLIQRTKDAVRELDNLQYRKMKKLLFQEAHNGPAVETQEEEEEQDHGVGRTGTVNSVGSNQSIPSMSISASSQSSSVNSLPDASDDKSELDMMEGDHTVMSNSSVIHLKPEEENYREESDPRTRASEPQSPPQVSRHKSHYRNREHFATIRTASLVTRQMQEHEQDSELREQMSGYKRMRRQHQKQLMALENKLKAEMDEHRLRLDKDLETQRNNFAAEMEKLIKKHQAAMEKEAKVMANEEKKFQQHIQAQQKKELNSFLESQKREYKLRKEQLKEELNENQSTPKKEKQEWLSKQKENIQHFQAEEEANLLRRQRQYLELECRRFKRRMLLGRHNLEQDLVREELNKRQTQKDLEHAMLLRQHESMQELEFRHLSTIQKMRCELIRLQHQTELTNQLEYNKRRERELRRKHVMEVRQQPKSLKSKELQIKKQFQDTCKIQTRQYKALRNHLLETTPKSEHKAVLKRLKEEQTRKLAILAEQYDHSINEMLSTQALRLDEAQEAECQVLKMQLQQELELLNAYQSKIKMQAEAQHDRELRDLEQRVSLRRALLEQKIEEEMLALQNERTERIRSLLERQAREIEAFDSESMRLGFSNMVLSNLSPEAFSHSYPGASGWSHNPTGGAGPHWGHPMGGPPQAWGHPMQGGPQPWGHPSGPMQGVPRSSAIGVRNSPQALRRTASGGRTEQGMSRSTSVTSQISNGSHMSYT; translated from the exons aaatggCAGGATATTATTAAGGAAGTCAAGTTCCTCCAAAGAATAAAACACCCTAACAGTATAGAATACAAAGGCTGCTATTTGCGGGAGCATACAGCATGG CTTGTTATGGAATATTGTTTAGGATCAGCATCAGACTTACTAGAAG TTCATAAAAAGCCATTGCAAGAAGTGGAAATAGCAGCAATTACCCATGGTGCTCTCCAGGGATTAGCATACTTGCATTCTCACAATATGATCCATAG AGATATCAAGGCAGGAAACATCCTGctgacagagccaggacaggtgaAACTTGCTGACTTTGGGTCTGCTTCCATAGCATCTCCTGCCAACTCATTTGTGGGGACGCCATATTG GATGGCCCCAGAAGTGATTTTAGCCATGGATGAAGGGCAGTATGATGGCAAAGTAGATGTTTGGTCTCTTGGAATTACCTGTATTGAGTTAG CGGAAAGGAAGCCTCCTTTGTTTAATATGAACGCAATGAGTGCCTTATATCACATAGCGCAGAATGAATCCCCTACACTACAGTCTAATGAATG GTCTGATTATTTTCGAAACTTCGTAGATTCTTGCCTCCAGAAAATTCCTCAAGACAGGCCTACATCAGAGGAGCTTCTGAAG CACATGTTTGTTCTTCGGGAGCGGCCCGAAACAGTGTTAATAGACTTGATTCAGAGAACAAAGGATGCGGTGAGAGAACTGGACAACCTGCAGTATCGTAAAATGAAGAAGCTCCTCTTCCAGGAGGCGCACAATGGCCCTGCAGTCGAAacacaggaggaggaggag GAGCAAGATCATGGTGTCGGCAGGACAGGAACAGTGAATAGTGTCGGAAGTAATCAGTCCATTCCTAGTATGTCTATCAGTGCCAGTAGCCAAAGTAGTAGTGTTAACAGTCTTCCAGATGCCTCAGATGATAAGAGCGAGCTGGATATGATGGAGGGGGACCACACCGTGATGTCAAATAGCTCTGTCATTCATTTAAAGCCG gaggaagaaaactaCAGAGAGGAATCAGATCCTCGAACAAGGGCATCAGAACCCCAGTCTCCTCCCCAAGTATCTCGCCATAAGTCTCATTATCGGAACCGAGAGCACTTTGCTACTATACGCACAGCATCGCTG GTGACAAGGCAAATGCAGGAACACGAACAAGACTCTGAACTGCGAGAACAGATGTCTGGCTATAAACGTATGAGGCGGCAACACCAGAAGCAACTGATGGCATTAGAGAATAAACTGAAGGCAGAGATGGATGAGCATCGCCTCAGGTTGGACAAAGATCTTGAAACACAGCGTAAcaattttgctgcagaaatggaaaagctaATTAAAAAGCACCAAGCAGCCATGGAAAAAGAG GCTAAAGTGATGGCCaatgaagaaaagaagtttcaaCAGCATATTCAGgcccaacagaaaaaagaattgaaCAGTTTCCTGGAGTCCCAGAAGAGAGAATATAAACTCCGTAAAGAGCAACTGAAAGAG GAGCTGAATGAAAACCAGAGCACTCCAaagaaggagaagcaggagtGGCTCTCCAAGCAGAAGGAGAACATCCAGCATTtccaggcagaggaagaagccAACTTACTGAGGCGTCAAAGGCAGTACTTGGAGCTGGAGTGTCGCCGCTTTAAGAGACGGATGCTCCTTGGCCGCCATAATCTGGAGCAGGACCTGGTTCGGGAG GAGTTAAACAAAAGGCAGACACAGAAGGACCTGGAGCATGCCATGCTGCTGCGTCAGCACGAGTCCATGCAGGAGCTGGAGTTCCGCCATCTGAGTACCATCCAGAAGATGCGCTGTGAGCTGATCCGACTCCAGCACCAGACCGAGCTCACCAACCAGCTGGAATACAACAAGCGCCGGGAGCGGGAGCTGAGGCGTAAGCACGTCATGGAGGTCCGGCAGCAGCCCAAGAGCCTGAAG TCAAAAGAACTCCAGATAAAGAAGCAGTTTCAGGATACTTGCAAGATCCAAACCAGACAGTACAAAGCACTGAGAAACCATCTGCTGGAGACCACGCCAAAGAGTGAACATAAAGCTGTCCTCAAACGGCTCAAGGAGGAGCAGACCCGGAAGCTGGCTATCCTGGCTGAGCAGTATGATCACAGCATTAATGAAATGCTCTCTACACAAGCT CTGCGTTTGGATGAAGCACAGGAAGCAGAGTGCCAGGTTTTGAagatgcagctgcagcaagaaTTGGAGCTGCTGAATGCATATCAGAGTAAAATCAAGATGCAGGCAGAAGCCCAGCATGATCGGGAGCTGCGTGATCTTGAACAGAGGGTATCCCTCCGCCGGGCCCTCCTTGAGCAGAAG aTTGAGGAGGAGATGCTGGCGTTGCAGAATGAGCGTACCGAACGGATACGAAGCCTGCTGGAGCGTCAAGCTCGCGAGATCGAAGCCTTTGACTCAGAAAGCATGAGGCTAGGTTTTAGTAATATGGTTCTTTCTAATCTCTCCCCCGAGGCGTTCAGCCACAGCTACCCGGGAGCTTCTGGCTGGTCCCACAATCCTACTGGGGGTGCAGGACCTCACTGGGGTCATCCCATGGGTGGCCCACCACAAGCTTGGGGCCATCCAATGCAAGGTGGACCCCAGCCATGGGGTCACCCCTCGGGGCCCATGCAGGGGGTACCTCGAAGTAGTGCTATAGGGGTCCGCAACAGCCCCCAGGCTCTGAGGCGGACAGCTTCTGGGGGACGGACGGAGCAGGGCATGAGCAGGAGCACAAGTGTTACTTCACAAATATCCAATGGTTCACACATGTCTTATACATAA
- the TAOK1 gene encoding serine/threonine-protein kinase TAO1 isoform X2, translated as MPSTSRAGSLKDPEIAELFFKEDPEKLFTDLREIGHGSFGAVYFARDVRTNEVVAIKKMSYSGKQSNEKWQDIIKEVKFLQRIKHPNSIEYKGCYLREHTAWLVMEYCLGSASDLLEVHKKPLQEVEIAAITHGALQGLAYLHSHNMIHRDIKAGNILLTEPGQVKLADFGSASIASPANSFVGTPYWMAPEVILAMDEGQYDGKVDVWSLGITCIELAERKPPLFNMNAMSALYHIAQNESPTLQSNEWSDYFRNFVDSCLQKIPQDRPTSEELLKHMFVLRERPETVLIDLIQRTKDAVRELDNLQYRKMKKLLFQEAHNGPAVETQEEEEEQDHGVGRTGTVNSVGSNQSIPSMSISASSQSSSVNSLPDASDDKSELDMMEGDHTVMSNSSVIHLKPEEENYREESDPRTRASEPQSPPQVSRHKSHYRNREHFATIRTASLVTRQMQEHEQDSELREQMSGYKRMRRQHQKQLMALENKLKAEMDEHRLRLDKDLETQRNNFAAEMEKLIKKHQAAMEKEAKVMANEEKKFQQHIQAQQKKELNSFLESQKREYKLRKEQLKEELNENQSTPKKEKQEWLSKQKENIQHFQAEEEANLLRRQRQYLELECRRFKRRMLLGRHNLEQDLVREELNKRQTQKDLEHAMLLRQHESMQELEFRHLSTIQKMRCELIRLQHQTELTNQLEYNKRRERELRRKHVMEVRQQPKSLKSKELQIKKQFQDTCKIQTRQYKALRNHLLETTPKSEHKAVLKRLKEEQTRKLAILAEQYDHSINEMLSTQALRLDEAQEAECQVLKMQLQQELELLNAYQSKIKMQAEAQHDRELRDLEQRVSLRRALLEQKTPS; from the exons aaatggCAGGATATTATTAAGGAAGTCAAGTTCCTCCAAAGAATAAAACACCCTAACAGTATAGAATACAAAGGCTGCTATTTGCGGGAGCATACAGCATGG CTTGTTATGGAATATTGTTTAGGATCAGCATCAGACTTACTAGAAG TTCATAAAAAGCCATTGCAAGAAGTGGAAATAGCAGCAATTACCCATGGTGCTCTCCAGGGATTAGCATACTTGCATTCTCACAATATGATCCATAG AGATATCAAGGCAGGAAACATCCTGctgacagagccaggacaggtgaAACTTGCTGACTTTGGGTCTGCTTCCATAGCATCTCCTGCCAACTCATTTGTGGGGACGCCATATTG GATGGCCCCAGAAGTGATTTTAGCCATGGATGAAGGGCAGTATGATGGCAAAGTAGATGTTTGGTCTCTTGGAATTACCTGTATTGAGTTAG CGGAAAGGAAGCCTCCTTTGTTTAATATGAACGCAATGAGTGCCTTATATCACATAGCGCAGAATGAATCCCCTACACTACAGTCTAATGAATG GTCTGATTATTTTCGAAACTTCGTAGATTCTTGCCTCCAGAAAATTCCTCAAGACAGGCCTACATCAGAGGAGCTTCTGAAG CACATGTTTGTTCTTCGGGAGCGGCCCGAAACAGTGTTAATAGACTTGATTCAGAGAACAAAGGATGCGGTGAGAGAACTGGACAACCTGCAGTATCGTAAAATGAAGAAGCTCCTCTTCCAGGAGGCGCACAATGGCCCTGCAGTCGAAacacaggaggaggaggag GAGCAAGATCATGGTGTCGGCAGGACAGGAACAGTGAATAGTGTCGGAAGTAATCAGTCCATTCCTAGTATGTCTATCAGTGCCAGTAGCCAAAGTAGTAGTGTTAACAGTCTTCCAGATGCCTCAGATGATAAGAGCGAGCTGGATATGATGGAGGGGGACCACACCGTGATGTCAAATAGCTCTGTCATTCATTTAAAGCCG gaggaagaaaactaCAGAGAGGAATCAGATCCTCGAACAAGGGCATCAGAACCCCAGTCTCCTCCCCAAGTATCTCGCCATAAGTCTCATTATCGGAACCGAGAGCACTTTGCTACTATACGCACAGCATCGCTG GTGACAAGGCAAATGCAGGAACACGAACAAGACTCTGAACTGCGAGAACAGATGTCTGGCTATAAACGTATGAGGCGGCAACACCAGAAGCAACTGATGGCATTAGAGAATAAACTGAAGGCAGAGATGGATGAGCATCGCCTCAGGTTGGACAAAGATCTTGAAACACAGCGTAAcaattttgctgcagaaatggaaaagctaATTAAAAAGCACCAAGCAGCCATGGAAAAAGAG GCTAAAGTGATGGCCaatgaagaaaagaagtttcaaCAGCATATTCAGgcccaacagaaaaaagaattgaaCAGTTTCCTGGAGTCCCAGAAGAGAGAATATAAACTCCGTAAAGAGCAACTGAAAGAG GAGCTGAATGAAAACCAGAGCACTCCAaagaaggagaagcaggagtGGCTCTCCAAGCAGAAGGAGAACATCCAGCATTtccaggcagaggaagaagccAACTTACTGAGGCGTCAAAGGCAGTACTTGGAGCTGGAGTGTCGCCGCTTTAAGAGACGGATGCTCCTTGGCCGCCATAATCTGGAGCAGGACCTGGTTCGGGAG GAGTTAAACAAAAGGCAGACACAGAAGGACCTGGAGCATGCCATGCTGCTGCGTCAGCACGAGTCCATGCAGGAGCTGGAGTTCCGCCATCTGAGTACCATCCAGAAGATGCGCTGTGAGCTGATCCGACTCCAGCACCAGACCGAGCTCACCAACCAGCTGGAATACAACAAGCGCCGGGAGCGGGAGCTGAGGCGTAAGCACGTCATGGAGGTCCGGCAGCAGCCCAAGAGCCTGAAG TCAAAAGAACTCCAGATAAAGAAGCAGTTTCAGGATACTTGCAAGATCCAAACCAGACAGTACAAAGCACTGAGAAACCATCTGCTGGAGACCACGCCAAAGAGTGAACATAAAGCTGTCCTCAAACGGCTCAAGGAGGAGCAGACCCGGAAGCTGGCTATCCTGGCTGAGCAGTATGATCACAGCATTAATGAAATGCTCTCTACACAAGCT CTGCGTTTGGATGAAGCACAGGAAGCAGAGTGCCAGGTTTTGAagatgcagctgcagcaagaaTTGGAGCTGCTGAATGCATATCAGAGTAAAATCAAGATGCAGGCAGAAGCCCAGCATGATCGGGAGCTGCGTGATCTTGAACAGAGGGTATCCCTCCGCCGGGCCCTCCTTGAGCAGAAG ACCCCATCTTAG